The Fructilactobacillus myrtifloralis genome segment TAGTAGACCGGCAGCTGGTAACAGACGAGCCGGCCCAAGCGAAGTTGGATGAGTTTTACACCGCGACCGGGAAGCCAAAACCCACCCACGCGGACCTAATGAGCCAGTTCATTGCTGGTGCTGACGTATTGCCCAATCAGGTAGGTTTTGCCGTGGGGATGTTGTTGACCACTGCCAACTGCATCTACTTGGTACTACCAGGCCCACCAGCAGAGTTACAGCCCATGTTTGAAAAGGAAGCGGAACCGCGTCTAGCCCAGCTCGTGACGGGAAAACCGGTAATCTCATCTCGAGTTCTCCGCTTCTTTGGAATTGGCGAACCAGCGTTAGAGGATCAGTTACGGTCGTTGATTACCACCCAAACCAATCCGACGCTGGCCACCTACGCCAAACGCAATGAGGTAACCCTACGAATTACGGCGAGTGGGGAGGATGCCGATGAAGTCGCTCACAAGTTACAAACTACGATTGACGCCGTCCTCGCCCGCGTCGGAACCTATTTCTATGGCTACGGTGATGATAACTCACTTGAACAGGTCGTGGTGGGGTTGTTACGAAAGCACCAGCTCACGATTACCGCGGCTGAATCGCTCACCGGAGGGTTATTTCAGAGTACGCTTGCCAACGTGCCAGGCGTTTCAGCGGTCTTTGCCGGCGGCTTTGTAACTTACTCTGCTACCACTAAAGAACAACTGGTTCAGGTGCCGGCCGCAACGATTGCCACGAATGGCGTCGTGTCCAAGGAGACCGCCACGGCAATGGCACAGGGAGCCCAGCGGCAGTTGCACACTGATTTGGCGGT includes the following:
- a CDS encoding competence/damage-inducible protein A, translating into MKAEIISVGTELLLGEIVDTSTPFIAQHLADLGIDVYYEATVGDNRKRLTEAIRQAEQRSDLVVLTGGLGPTEDDITKTLLAELVDRQLVTDEPAQAKLDEFYTATGKPKPTHADLMSQFIAGADVLPNQVGFAVGMLLTTANCIYLVLPGPPAELQPMFEKEAEPRLAQLVTGKPVISSRVLRFFGIGEPALEDQLRSLITTQTNPTLATYAKRNEVTLRITASGEDADEVAHKLQTTIDAVLARVGTYFYGYGDDNSLEQVVVGLLRKHQLTITAAESLTGGLFQSTLANVPGVSAVFAGGFVTYSATTKEQLVQVPAATIATNGVVSKETATAMAQGAQRQLHTDLAVAFTGVAGPGAADGHPAGDFWVALALPNGTVQTKQVLFARDRNLVRDYAVKTGLKMIYDQLAR